The Nitrospinaceae bacterium genome includes a window with the following:
- the murA gene encoding UDP-N-acetylglucosamine 1-carboxyvinyltransferase, protein MDQFRIHGGKALRGGVEAAGSKNATLPILAASLLADSPCRLTRVPNLRDTETFLTLLGEFGLSVERPVPREVIIDTSGARTGVAPYDLVRTMRASVMVLGPLVTRFGEAQVSLPGGCAIGARPIDQHLKGLEAMGAEISLEEGYIDVKAKRLKGARISFDMVTVTGTKNLMMAAALAKGVTVLENAALEPEVSYLADLINQMGGRVSGAGTSIIEIEGVDRLGGYDVEVPPDRIEVGTFMIAGAITRGDVTIHRCVPEHVRSLTLKLRDAGLEVTEGNDWVRVLANGPIKPVNIKTAAYPGFPTDLQAQFMVLMTLAKGSCAITETIFENRFMHAAEIIRMGAKVVIDGRTAHLDGVEELAGAHVMATDLRASASLVLAGLAAKGDTIVRRVYHIDRGYERIEERLRTLGAEIERVSE, encoded by the coding sequence ATGGATCAGTTTCGAATTCATGGGGGCAAGGCCCTTCGGGGCGGCGTCGAGGCGGCGGGTTCTAAGAATGCGACGCTGCCGATATTGGCGGCCTCGCTGTTGGCCGATTCTCCTTGCCGGTTGACGCGGGTACCTAACCTAAGGGACACAGAAACGTTTCTGACCCTACTTGGTGAATTTGGGCTTAGTGTAGAGAGACCTGTTCCGCGTGAGGTCATCATTGACACCTCTGGCGCAAGGACGGGTGTTGCCCCTTATGATTTAGTGCGGACGATGCGTGCCTCGGTCATGGTGCTCGGCCCATTGGTTACCCGGTTTGGCGAGGCGCAGGTCTCCTTGCCTGGGGGATGCGCAATTGGTGCGCGTCCTATTGATCAACACTTGAAGGGCCTTGAGGCAATGGGCGCTGAAATTTCGCTTGAGGAAGGCTATATCGATGTGAAGGCTAAGCGCCTCAAGGGGGCGCGGATCTCATTCGATATGGTCACGGTGACGGGAACAAAGAATTTGATGATGGCGGCCGCGCTCGCAAAGGGGGTGACGGTGCTTGAAAATGCTGCTCTGGAGCCTGAGGTCTCCTATCTCGCGGATCTTATTAACCAGATGGGCGGTCGTGTGAGTGGAGCGGGAACCTCGATCATCGAGATAGAGGGGGTTGATCGCCTGGGTGGCTATGATGTGGAAGTGCCGCCCGACCGAATCGAAGTGGGCACCTTTATGATTGCGGGTGCTATTACGCGCGGCGATGTGACGATACATCGCTGTGTGCCCGAGCACGTGCGCTCCCTGACGCTTAAGCTTCGCGATGCTGGGCTTGAAGTCACTGAGGGCAACGACTGGGTGAGGGTGCTGGCGAACGGGCCAATTAAGCCGGTGAACATCAAGACTGCTGCCTATCCGGGGTTTCCGACCGATCTTCAGGCGCAGTTTATGGTGTTGATGACGCTGGCGAAGGGGTCGTGCGCGATTACCGAGACGATATTCGAGAATCGCTTCATGCATGCCGCCGAAATTATACGCATGGGTGCGAAAGTCGTTATTGACGGTCGCACGGCCCATTTAGACGGAGTCGAGGAGCTGGCGGGCGCGCATGTTATGGCGACTGACCTCCGGGCGAGCGCTTCGCTAGTGCTCGCCGGTCTGGCTGCGAAAGGTGATACGATTGTTCGGCGCGTCTATCATATAGACAGGGGTTATGAGCGAATTGAAGAGCGCTTGCGGACGCTGGGCGCGGAAATTGAGCGGGTGAGCGAATGA
- a CDS encoding ATP phosphoribosyltransferase — translation MSENNNGGLLTLALPKGRIFTTAVERLLEAGLLSKTISDKSRLLIHEDKKTGVRVLILRNYDVPTYVERGAADLGVIGKDVLLEQNREVYEPLDLHFAPCRLMIAVPEGQSWEGLSRKMNLRIATKFPGITARYLESQGIQAQTIHLYGNVEIAPATGVADAVVDLVDTGGTLVANGLVPVLEIFSATARLIVNRASLKTRHDRVSAFTAAMKKVCKPTKKKAAK, via the coding sequence ATGAGTGAAAACAATAATGGTGGTCTTTTGACGCTGGCCCTGCCCAAGGGGCGGATATTTACGACGGCGGTTGAGCGTCTTTTAGAGGCGGGTCTTCTCTCAAAGACCATCTCGGATAAATCGCGACTTCTCATTCACGAGGATAAAAAAACGGGTGTGCGCGTTCTGATCCTAAGGAACTACGATGTTCCCACCTATGTCGAGCGCGGCGCGGCGGACCTGGGCGTCATCGGCAAAGATGTGCTCTTGGAGCAGAACCGAGAGGTCTACGAGCCTTTGGATCTTCATTTTGCCCCTTGTCGTTTAATGATTGCCGTTCCTGAGGGGCAGAGTTGGGAAGGGCTATCTCGAAAAATGAATCTTCGTATCGCGACTAAATTTCCTGGTATCACAGCCCGCTATTTAGAATCGCAGGGTATCCAGGCGCAGACAATTCACCTCTACGGGAACGTTGAGATTGCACCTGCAACCGGGGTGGCTGACGCCGTCGTGGACCTCGTCGACACGGGTGGCACCCTAGTAGCCAACGGCCTTGTGCCCGTACTTGAGATTTTCAGCGCCACAGCGCGTCTTATTGTCAATCGAGCTAGCCTCAAAACCAGACACGACCGCGTGAGTGCTTTTACAGCTGCGATGAAAAAAGTGTGTAAGCCCACGAAGAAAAAGGCTGCAAAATGA
- the hisD gene encoding histidinol dehydrogenase translates to MKRPLRWGSDEANIEVLSSLLSARLTSGDAEEAVRTIVDQFRDSGPLAEQGGMAEVNEKKEEALLQFTEKFDGPEPGSYKIAITKDEMEEALEEIESDVQDALEIAAGRIRVFHEAGLPRPVEIDRLGEKLSLRPTPLRRVGLYVPGGTAAYPSTLLMGAIAAKAAGVEEVVVCTPPGKDGGVPASVLAAAAIAGVDKMFRAGGAQAIAAMAYGTTSIPSVDKIVGPGNEYVTAAKRLVRDKVDIDKDAGPSEVVVVIDDAANADWAAADMIAQAEHDEDAMAVGLAVGSAAAGALADAVERQLADEAYDGRSGIIDRALDHRGAIFEVENLDEALEAVETLAPEHLELMIEDAEAFAEKVRNSGAIFCGCWGTVPLGDYIVGTNHVLPTGGAARYASPLGVLDFIKWTSIVSFTEQGASPLIEPAARLADLEGLPAHARSLRLRLKGSA, encoded by the coding sequence ATGAAGCGCCCGCTCCGCTGGGGAAGCGATGAGGCGAACATCGAAGTCTTGTCCTCGCTTCTCTCGGCGAGACTCACCTCCGGCGACGCCGAAGAGGCCGTCCGCACCATTGTCGATCAATTCAGGGATTCTGGGCCTCTCGCCGAACAGGGCGGAATGGCCGAGGTAAATGAAAAGAAGGAAGAGGCCCTTCTTCAATTCACCGAAAAATTTGACGGTCCAGAACCCGGTTCCTATAAAATTGCTATCACCAAAGATGAAATGGAAGAAGCGCTCGAAGAAATTGAGAGCGATGTACAGGACGCTCTTGAAATCGCCGCCGGGCGCATTCGAGTGTTTCACGAAGCTGGCCTTCCCCGGCCCGTTGAAATCGACCGCCTGGGAGAGAAGCTTTCCCTGCGCCCGACCCCACTCCGGCGGGTGGGATTGTATGTCCCGGGCGGCACCGCTGCCTATCCCTCAACATTGTTGATGGGCGCAATCGCTGCCAAAGCGGCTGGGGTGGAAGAGGTGGTTGTCTGCACTCCTCCCGGAAAAGACGGGGGGGTTCCCGCATCGGTGCTCGCGGCGGCGGCGATAGCGGGTGTGGACAAGATGTTCCGCGCTGGCGGAGCGCAGGCCATCGCCGCCATGGCTTATGGAACGACATCGATTCCGAGTGTGGACAAGATTGTTGGCCCCGGCAACGAATATGTCACCGCCGCCAAGCGCCTCGTGCGCGATAAGGTGGACATAGATAAAGATGCGGGTCCGAGCGAGGTCGTCGTCGTGATCGACGATGCAGCAAACGCCGATTGGGCCGCCGCCGACATGATCGCGCAGGCCGAGCACGACGAGGACGCCATGGCCGTCGGCCTCGCGGTGGGGAGCGCGGCGGCGGGTGCGCTGGCCGATGCCGTCGAGCGCCAACTCGCTGATGAGGCTTACGATGGACGGAGCGGGATAATCGATCGGGCGCTTGATCACCGGGGCGCTATCTTCGAGGTGGAAAATTTAGATGAGGCTTTAGAGGCCGTCGAGACTCTCGCGCCTGAGCACTTAGAACTTATGATCGAGGACGCGGAGGCATTCGCTGAAAAAGTACGCAATTCAGGCGCAATATTCTGCGGATGCTGGGGCACGGTTCCACTAGGTGATTACATAGTAGGCACGAACCACGTTCTTCCCACTGGCGGCGCGGCGCGATATGCCTCCCCGCTCGGGGTGCTCGATTTTATCAAGTGGACGAGCATTGTCAGCTTCACCGAGCAGGGCGCGAGCCCGCTCATAGAGCCTGCTGCCCGTCTTGCCGACCTCGAGGGGCTCCCTGCCCACGCCCGCTCGCTCAGGCTCAGGCTCAAGGGCAGTGCCTAG
- the hisB gene encoding imidazoleglycerol-phosphate dehydratase HisB, whose product MAAKKAGRKAQASRKTKETDFSISVDLDGAGKASIKTGLGFFDHMLGQIARHGLIDITVRGKGDLDVDGHHTVEDVGILLGQTLAKAMGDRAGITRYSSIRLPMMDALVAVAMDAGGRGNLVFRGSFPEAQIGEFDTALVREFFWSLATQAGIDLHIEVCYGENSHHMVEAAFKGFARALRAAVAIDPRETGVPSTKGVL is encoded by the coding sequence GTGGCAGCGAAAAAGGCGGGCCGCAAGGCCCAGGCGAGCCGTAAGACCAAGGAAACCGATTTTTCCATCTCGGTCGATCTCGATGGTGCAGGGAAAGCATCGATCAAGACCGGCCTCGGATTTTTCGATCACATGCTTGGCCAGATTGCGCGTCACGGCCTCATCGACATCACCGTGCGTGGCAAGGGCGATCTTGATGTGGACGGCCACCATACCGTCGAGGATGTGGGTATCCTCCTGGGCCAGACTCTTGCCAAAGCGATGGGAGACCGTGCGGGCATCACCCGTTATTCGAGCATTCGCCTCCCGATGATGGACGCACTTGTTGCTGTTGCGATGGACGCCGGCGGGCGGGGCAACCTCGTCTTCAGGGGGAGCTTTCCCGAGGCGCAAATCGGCGAGTTCGACACCGCGCTTGTTCGAGAGTTCTTCTGGTCGCTCGCCACCCAGGCGGGGATCGATCTCCACATCGAGGTCTGCTACGGCGAGAACAGCCACCACATGGTCGAGGCTGCCTTCAAGGGCTTTGCCCGAGCGCTGCGCGCTGCCGTAGCTATCGACCCGAGGGAAACGGGTGTCCCCTCGACGAAGGGCGTGCTCTAG
- the hisH gene encoding imidazole glycerol phosphate synthase subunit HisH, giving the protein MDHSIIVIDYGMGNVQSVANGLKSIGAESMLSGDPADIEGASGIILPGVGGFPECMNALNAAELAEPIKEAIARGVPYLGICLGLQVLFEASEEFGATPGLGVLPGRIMKFPEGARELGADRDIRIPHMGWNQVDIECPSPILDGVKNGQHFYFVHSYYAELSNSNRPFVAATCAYGLPFIAAVRRDNLFATQFHPEKSGSRGLGILKRFAGICG; this is encoded by the coding sequence ATGGACCACTCCATCATCGTCATCGACTACGGAATGGGCAACGTGCAAAGCGTCGCCAACGGGCTAAAGAGTATCGGCGCCGAATCGATGCTCTCGGGTGACCCGGCGGATATCGAGGGAGCCTCGGGAATCATCCTCCCCGGTGTGGGTGGTTTTCCCGAGTGCATGAACGCGCTCAATGCTGCTGAGCTTGCCGAGCCGATAAAGGAAGCGATTGCGCGTGGGGTGCCCTACCTTGGCATCTGCCTCGGGCTACAGGTCTTGTTCGAGGCCAGCGAGGAATTTGGCGCAACACCGGGCCTGGGCGTGCTTCCAGGGCGCATCATGAAGTTTCCAGAAGGTGCGAGGGAACTCGGTGCAGATCGAGATATTCGCATCCCCCATATGGGCTGGAACCAGGTCGATATCGAGTGCCCCTCGCCGATTTTAGATGGTGTTAAAAACGGCCAGCATTTTTATTTCGTTCACTCTTATTACGCCGAGCTCTCGAACTCGAATCGCCCGTTCGTCGCGGCCACCTGCGCCTACGGCCTTCCCTTCATCGCCGCTGTTCGCCGCGATAATCTTTTCGCCACCCAGTTTCACCCCGAAAAAAGTGGTTCGCGGGGGTTAGGGATTTTGAAAAGGTTTGCCGGGATTTGTGGGTGA
- the hisA gene encoding 1-(5-phosphoribosyl)-5-[(5-phosphoribosylamino)methylideneamino]imidazole-4-carboxamide isomerase encodes MLIIPAVDLKGGKCVRLIQGQKDREIVYGADPVGMALKWVEEGAKRLHLIDLDGAFEGSPQHLEVLEKLSAKAGVPIEFGGGVRAMDSLHAVLDAGASYVILGTSAMKNPTFLSQAAEEYPGKVLLGIDAKDGEVRVSGWIEGDGVKPEELAARFTDLPLAGIVFTDISKDGMLEGFNPEATGALARAAGIPVIAAGGFSRMNDVEKLLPLADSGVIGAVVGRALYEGTFDLKAALERV; translated from the coding sequence ATGCTGATAATACCGGCGGTGGATTTAAAGGGCGGAAAGTGTGTGAGGCTCATTCAGGGCCAAAAGGACCGCGAGATCGTCTACGGGGCCGACCCGGTGGGGATGGCGCTGAAGTGGGTGGAGGAAGGGGCCAAGCGGCTCCATCTGATTGACCTTGATGGCGCGTTTGAGGGCTCGCCTCAGCACCTTGAAGTGCTTGAAAAATTGTCGGCTAAGGCGGGTGTGCCAATTGAGTTTGGGGGCGGTGTGCGGGCGATGGATTCGCTACATGCTGTTCTGGACGCCGGGGCCTCGTATGTGATTCTGGGCACGAGCGCCATGAAAAACCCCACATTTCTAAGCCAGGCGGCGGAGGAGTATCCCGGAAAGGTCCTGCTTGGCATTGATGCGAAGGACGGCGAGGTGCGCGTCTCGGGCTGGATCGAGGGGGACGGCGTGAAGCCAGAGGAGCTGGCCGCGCGCTTCACGGATCTGCCCCTTGCCGGTATCGTTTTCACGGATATCTCTAAAGACGGCATGCTTGAGGGCTTCAATCCCGAGGCGACCGGGGCTCTGGCTCGGGCGGCCGGGATTCCGGTAATCGCGGCGGGAGGTTTTAGCCGGATGAATGATGTCGAAAAGCTCTTGCCCCTGGCGGATTCGGGCGTTATCGGCGCTGTAGTTGGCCGGGCGCTCTACGAGGGCACGTTTGATTTAAAAGCCGCGCTGGAGAGGGTGTAA
- the hisF gene encoding imidazole glycerol phosphate synthase subunit HisF yields the protein MLAKRIIPCLDVKEGRVVKGINFEGLRDAGDPVECAAAYDEAGADEICFLDITATKEARKTLLDVVSRTAERVFVPLTVGGGVGHEEDVRDLLRAGADKVSMNSAALKDPSLIKRAAEKYGSSTIVCAVDAKRVSVEGEPLRWEAFTHGGSKPTGKDAVEWAREAAELGAGEILLTSMDKDGTRDGYDIELTRVVADGVPVPVIASGGVGTLEHLRGGLAEGGAEAALAASIFHFGEYSVEEAKRYLREHGVEVRL from the coding sequence ATGCTAGCGAAGCGAATTATTCCCTGCCTCGATGTTAAAGAGGGGCGGGTGGTGAAGGGAATCAACTTCGAGGGCCTGCGCGACGCAGGGGATCCGGTGGAGTGCGCGGCGGCCTATGATGAGGCAGGGGCGGATGAGATATGTTTTCTCGACATCACGGCGACCAAAGAAGCGCGCAAAACCTTGCTCGATGTGGTCTCGCGGACGGCGGAGCGGGTTTTTGTCCCGTTGACGGTTGGGGGCGGCGTTGGACATGAGGAGGATGTTCGTGACCTTTTAAGAGCCGGGGCCGACAAGGTGAGCATGAACAGCGCAGCCTTGAAAGATCCCAGCCTAATTAAAAGAGCCGCAGAGAAATACGGAAGCTCAACAATTGTGTGCGCGGTGGACGCCAAGCGCGTCTCTGTCGAAGGTGAGCCCCTTCGCTGGGAGGCGTTCACCCACGGGGGATCAAAGCCCACTGGAAAAGATGCGGTCGAGTGGGCACGTGAGGCGGCGGAGCTAGGGGCGGGCGAGATTTTGCTCACCAGCATGGATAAGGACGGCACGCGGGATGGCTACGATATTGAGTTGACCCGCGTGGTGGCGGACGGGGTGCCGGTTCCGGTTATTGCATCGGGGGGTGTTGGAACCTTGGAGCATCTTCGGGGCGGGCTTGCCGAAGGTGGGGCCGAGGCGGCGTTGGCGGCATCGATTTTTCACTTCGGCGAATATTCGGTCGAGGAGGCAAAACGGTATTTAAGGGAGCACGGGGTGGAGGTTAGGTTGTGA
- a CDS encoding bifunctional phosphoribosyl-AMP cyclohydrolase/phosphoribosyl-ATP diphosphatase HisIE — MSDLSLPGIKWNEQGLAAAVCQDVGTGQVLMLAWVNEESLRLTLEKKTVHFWSRSREELWEKGATSGNYLRLVSAALDCDDDALLFMVRPEGPACHTGRISCFFNEVDVANGAEASKGGAPAGELSFDPNLLESIYKLIQGRRVAGETGGSYVARLFAKGEVRILEKVEEEAEEVARAIREETSERSVEEVADLWFHTLVALALKDVPPGAVLAELARRFGRGGRPESS, encoded by the coding sequence GTGAGTGATCTGAGTTTACCTGGAATAAAGTGGAACGAGCAGGGGCTTGCAGCAGCAGTGTGTCAGGATGTGGGAACAGGCCAAGTGTTGATGCTTGCCTGGGTGAATGAGGAATCGCTGCGCCTAACGCTTGAGAAAAAGACTGTCCACTTCTGGTCACGATCGCGCGAAGAGCTTTGGGAAAAGGGGGCGACCTCGGGAAATTATTTAAGGCTGGTTTCGGCGGCGCTTGACTGCGATGACGACGCGCTGCTTTTTATGGTGCGCCCCGAGGGCCCGGCTTGCCACACAGGGCGGATTTCGTGCTTTTTTAATGAGGTCGATGTTGCTAACGGAGCCGAGGCTTCCAAAGGCGGTGCGCCAGCCGGGGAACTGTCCTTTGATCCTAATCTGCTTGAGTCGATCTACAAGCTCATTCAGGGGCGTCGTGTGGCAGGGGAAACTGGCGGCAGCTATGTCGCTCGGCTTTTTGCGAAAGGTGAAGTCCGTATACTTGAGAAGGTTGAGGAGGAGGCCGAGGAGGTTGCTCGCGCGATTCGCGAGGAAACCTCAGAGCGTTCTGTGGAGGAGGTGGCTGACTTGTGGTTCCACACTCTCGTGGCACTTGCGCTTAAGGATGTGCCTCCGGGGGCGGTCCTAGCCGAACTTGCCCGCCGGTTTGGCAGGGGCGGGAGGCCCGAAAGTAGCTAG
- a CDS encoding endonuclease MutS2 yields the protein MDERTLQAIEYPQVIDLVSDRCISPPGRKAARKLLPQEEAWEVRLVLDETDEATGLASAGEQIPLSSFEDPEPWLEEVRTRGGSLEPEWLLEILSLLSAAADVTKFLEGRREDLPRLSGWMVGADLLRPLASHIKKTFDERGEVRDGATPVLQATRSRIRSLKEEIRRALERIMSDHSTVVQERLIVQRRDRYVIPLKTNFRRSFEGVILDRSQSGETFFVEPVSIMPLNNSLAQAQADEREEVNRILRELSAEAMEGREVLADLTRRLVRLDLVLARAELGRAWRGERASLNEKGKVALRGARHPLLAAGAGAVSPGDVVPIDISLGGPVRQIIITGPNTGGKTVALKTLGLCVALNQMGVHIPASPASELPLVRSLFADIGDEQNLEQNLSTFSGHMKRVAAAVAEAGEGSLLLLDELGSGTDPAEGSAIGVAVLEHLARSGALAVVTTHHDALKHYAYESTEAENASVEFDPKDLSPTYRLRMGAAGPSNAMAVAERLGLPSMILERAKELLGGGLVQVDRLMARLSNQEVALIQKERKLTSRWQRFKSERSGFARARRKVEARQRSEAEAFIKQLRLEADSLLDEIRAKGDIEGAKRIARDKIRNMKERTEKALPAPVESKQYASLPLVHTGDTVRLKATGSRGTVRSLHGGDMVTVEVDGKSLRVGLAFIEPVKAEPRVSVSSVVITHDSSAPTRDFSSELKVIGMRLEDALEKVDKYLDDAAVLGVENLRIVHGKGEGVLSSAITKMLEESLLVASYGWARPEDGGWGVTTVEMVRRKRTSEGVS from the coding sequence ATGGATGAGCGCACCCTACAAGCGATTGAATACCCGCAAGTGATTGATCTTGTGTCGGATAGGTGTATCTCCCCACCGGGTCGAAAAGCAGCGCGTAAATTACTCCCGCAGGAGGAGGCTTGGGAGGTTCGTTTGGTGCTTGATGAAACTGATGAGGCTACGGGCCTCGCATCGGCCGGCGAACAGATTCCGCTCTCCTCGTTTGAGGACCCAGAGCCCTGGCTTGAGGAAGTGCGCACAAGGGGTGGATCGCTTGAGCCCGAGTGGCTGCTTGAAATTCTTTCCTTGCTCAGTGCTGCTGCCGATGTCACGAAGTTCCTTGAAGGGCGTCGCGAGGACTTGCCCCGTCTTTCGGGATGGATGGTTGGGGCTGATCTGCTCCGGCCTCTTGCTTCTCATATTAAAAAGACTTTCGATGAGCGAGGCGAGGTTCGTGATGGCGCCACACCCGTCCTCCAGGCCACTCGCTCACGCATCCGCTCGCTTAAGGAGGAAATTCGTCGGGCGCTTGAGAGAATTATGTCGGATCATTCGACCGTGGTGCAGGAGCGGCTCATTGTCCAACGGCGCGACCGGTATGTCATCCCACTGAAAACAAACTTTAGGCGCTCTTTCGAGGGAGTTATACTGGATCGTTCTCAGAGCGGGGAAACTTTTTTTGTCGAGCCAGTTTCGATCATGCCGCTCAACAATTCACTGGCCCAGGCGCAGGCTGATGAACGTGAGGAAGTGAACCGCATTCTCCGCGAACTCTCAGCTGAGGCGATGGAGGGCCGCGAGGTTCTAGCCGATTTGACGCGGCGACTAGTTCGTCTCGATTTGGTTCTGGCTCGTGCCGAACTTGGGCGAGCCTGGCGAGGAGAGCGTGCGTCGCTCAACGAAAAGGGGAAGGTGGCGCTTCGCGGGGCGAGGCATCCGCTTCTTGCCGCAGGCGCGGGGGCGGTTTCGCCTGGAGATGTCGTGCCGATTGACATTTCCCTCGGCGGCCCGGTTCGCCAAATCATCATAACTGGGCCCAATACTGGAGGAAAGACAGTTGCTCTCAAGACATTGGGTCTTTGTGTCGCGCTCAACCAGATGGGGGTCCATATTCCAGCATCGCCGGCGAGTGAGCTTCCGCTGGTGCGCTCACTATTTGCCGATATCGGTGATGAGCAGAATCTTGAGCAGAATTTGAGTACGTTCTCGGGTCATATGAAGCGAGTGGCTGCTGCTGTCGCAGAGGCGGGAGAAGGCAGCTTATTGCTCCTGGACGAGCTTGGCTCGGGTACAGACCCAGCCGAAGGTTCGGCTATCGGTGTTGCGGTTCTCGAGCATCTGGCTCGAAGCGGGGCGCTCGCGGTAGTGACTACCCATCACGATGCTCTCAAGCATTATGCCTACGAATCGACGGAGGCGGAAAACGCTTCGGTCGAGTTCGATCCGAAGGATCTTTCGCCGACCTACCGGTTGCGGATGGGAGCAGCCGGACCTAGCAACGCGATGGCCGTAGCTGAGCGTTTGGGACTTCCCTCGATGATACTTGAACGGGCCAAGGAGCTTTTGGGTGGCGGGCTTGTTCAGGTTGATCGTCTCATGGCTAGACTTTCGAATCAGGAGGTTGCGCTAATTCAAAAAGAAAGAAAGCTCACTTCACGCTGGCAGCGCTTTAAGTCCGAGCGTTCGGGCTTCGCGCGGGCGCGGCGTAAGGTGGAGGCCCGTCAAAGAAGCGAGGCTGAGGCGTTTATCAAGCAGCTTCGACTTGAGGCGGATAGCCTGCTTGATGAAATTCGCGCAAAGGGCGATATCGAGGGAGCCAAGAGAATAGCGCGGGACAAAATCCGCAATATGAAGGAGAGGACTGAAAAGGCTCTCCCGGCGCCTGTCGAGTCAAAACAGTACGCATCCCTTCCTCTCGTTCACACCGGTGATACTGTTCGCCTCAAAGCGACGGGAAGCCGTGGGACCGTTCGTTCTCTCCACGGTGGGGACATGGTTACGGTGGAGGTAGATGGGAAATCCCTGCGAGTGGGGCTGGCCTTTATTGAGCCGGTTAAGGCAGAGCCCCGTGTTTCGGTGTCCTCGGTAGTGATCACGCACGACTCAAGTGCTCCGACGAGAGATTTTTCCTCTGAGCTCAAGGTCATCGGAATGCGGCTTGAGGATGCACTTGAGAAGGTTGATAAATATCTCGATGATGCTGCCGTTCTAGGTGTTGAGAATCTTCGGATTGTCCACGGCAAGGGTGAGGGAGTTCTCTCAAGTGCCATCACAAAAATGCTCGAGGAGAGCCTCCTGGTTGCCAGCTACGGCTGGGCTCGTCCCGAGGATGGTGGCTGGGGAGTGACAACTGTTGAAATGGTGCGACGAAAACGCACGAGCGAAGGGGTGTCCTGA